The DNA sequence GAGCCTTCGTCTAGATTTGAATCAGAGCACTTTCTTACTGCAGACATTGCAGCTTCACGACACAAAGCCTCTAGATCTGCCCCAACATAACCATTACAAGATGCGGCAATGGCTCGAAGGTCGACACTCGCATCCAATTGAAGCTTCTTTGTATAAAGCTGAAAGATTAGAAATGAAAACCAGCATCTTAAGACCAACTTCATGTAGATCATACTATAGAAGGGAATTGAGAAACCGTAGATATCCACAAAGAGTACCCATTGTATCTCCTTAAATTGGTGCAGACGCAAAAATCTTATCTTATGCAGCTAACCTTGAGAATATGCAACCGCTCTTCCTCAGTAGGTGTTGTTACTTCAATTTCGGCATCAAAACGTCCCGCCCTTCTTAAAGCTGGATCAATAGAATCTGGCCTGCACATAAAATATATAGGCATCagagttaatttggtttggaagTGTACAACACCATGACACAGAAGTAAGCATAGAATTTCATGACCATTAGAAGGATATCATTAGGGGCTCAGTGGCTTGCGTACATAAAGTAAGCTGGCACTGTAGCTTGCATACATCTTCTAGGATATAACGCGTGAATTTTTTTAATCATTATAAAGAGAATTTTTTTTTAGTTTCTTATGAACTCAAAAGAAACAAAAGTAAGAGCAATCATAATTTTCATACATCTCTGAAGGGCGAACAATATCCTTCACCAAGTCTATTCCTAGAAATGGTTTCCTTGGCAGGTAATAGCTAAGTTGCAGTTCCTCATCGCAAAATATCATGCCCTACAGCTTGCCCTGCGAGGACTACTAGGAAAGATCTAATGGATGTTTTTACTTAATAACGACAACAAAAATTAATCTGTTGAGAGCAGACTTACATGAGAGACACAGGAAAATGCAATCCaccacaaaaataaaaaataaaaaaccaaatAAAGCAAATGTTGCAGAACCCTTACCTATTGGTTGATGCTACCACCACAACATGTGATACAGATGTTGATGATGATTTAATTGAATCCATCAACATAAAGAGCTGCGAGGCTACACGAATTTCTTGCTCCCTTCTGCAATTCAAGAACTCGAATAACATGTTAGAAAGAACATTGGTATATATCATCTACTCTACCCTGCCAACATCTTTTCTTTTTACTGTAAAACTATGGTTCAAGCAAGGCCACTGTCGTATGGATGTGGATAAAGAGGTGCAACATGTACCTAGAATCCCGGCGAGGACAAAGAGCATCTATTTCATCTAAAAAGATGACTGATGGCTTGCCTAATTTTGCATGAGATGATGCTTCTGAAAATGCCTCCCGCAAAATCTTCTCGCTTTCACCAGCATGAGCCCTGTGAACTGAATGAGGACTGCAAATACATCCAAAGCCAGAAGGCACAATAAAGTTCAAAACAATGCAAGATTCCCCTTAAAGTTCaatttcttctctcttctctaaATGTACTTAAAAGTGTGGAGTCACCCACTGTCCCACCATACTGAAATAACCAACATCAAAAGCTCAACTCTTTCAAAATGCAGACattctttaattaattaaataacatcaaggaccATAACAATCACGGAATGCTCAGTGATTCAATTGATAGATATTAGCCAATTAGATAAGTTTCTGCTAGGCATAGAACTTCTAGTACTTTTTGTTGTTGTATAATATGGGTCCTAAGATGAACTTAATTGGAGCAGCATGGTCAGTCCCCAACTTGCTTGGGATTGAGgcgtaaaacaacaacaacaacaaacccagtgtaatcctacaagtgggggtatggagagggtagtgtgtacgcagaccttaaccCTACCTCCAAGAAGGCAGGGATTGAGGCGTAGTTGTTGTTATTTGTCAGGCATACATAGTAAGGAAAAGATAACACCGAACTAATGAAGAAAACGACCATTACTTTTACTGCACATAAGCAACAAAAAGAAAGAAGCCTGACAGAGAAAATAAAGTTGAATGAGAATCAAACACACCTTATTACGATCAAATGGGCGCCACATTCTTGAACAACTGCACGAACTAAGCTTGTCTACaattaaaaaaattacaaaaagttGACCAAACAACTATCTAGAACACAAAAGTCAATTTCCAAATCCAAAGATATGATTTTGACTTAAATCCAAATGTCAACTGTGAAATTGATAAGACAGGCTTTGGCTCTAACAATTGCCAAATTCGAGATTCAAGCACATGATTGTGGCTCAGCCCAAATGTCAATTTCGAAATTGAGATGTCATGATTTTGGCTCAAAACCAATAAGTCaattttgaaattaaaaaaaaaggcaTGATTTTGGCACAGACCCAAATAAAGAAAGCTCATGTATAGTACCTTGCCAGTTCCTGGGGGTCCATATAGCAACAATCCACGTGGCCACTACAGAGAAAAATAAGCAAAGCAATGAAAGTTGTTAATTAAAGATAATAAGCCGAATATTAAGGAAATACTATTTGGAAAACTTGTAGTACCTTTAGGCCAAGTTTTCGAGATTCAGCTGAGTAAAGGAGAGGATAAGTGATGAGTTCTCTGAGAATTCGAAGGGCTTCAGCGTTGCCGGCAATAGCTTCCTCTGCTCTCCACTCACCGCCGTAGCTGATGCTCCCGCTGCTACTTTCCATCTCCACTACGGTGGCAAGAGGTGAACAGCGCAGCAAATGGAAGAGCAGAGGTGGTGGTTGGCTTTACAGTTTGCCTTTACTTCTTTTAACCTTTGTGGAGAAAAAATCGCCCAGCCAGCAATGGCTGCTTTGTTCACTAGAGAAATAGCAGCAGCGTTCAGCGTTTTATTCTGAAAAGGCTTAGGAGAAGAAATTAACCTGAAGGGTAGTTTTGTCCTTTTAATATTTAATCAAAGTATAGATAATATTCGAGACAATGTCTCGTATATTTGGCTCAATTTTTTTAGAAGACGTGGGCGTAATACAAGTCAGATTTACGTATGACTCATCGAGCTGTAAGCGCGAGACACCGGACATaacatatttaatttttaatattttatagaataatataattataataaatatttataaataagtaaaattacataaaaattgaagaaaattataaatatgtgaaaaatatatatatcgaTGTGCTCcgtccccacaaaaaactagttaAAATAATCTATTATATGCTACTTAAAATCACAACTAACTTGAgccgaaaagaataaagttttctatatggaggacaaaaaggatgactaacctgtaACTTGAACTTTTAACTTGCTGCTACgaaggagaatggagttctctttgtatttgtaattttttttaaaaaatatttgttacttttgggagatattagcagactagcggataagataaagaattgggaaagaccataaaatcaataaaaaaggtcttgccTTTTAGATTTAATatatttcagttcctttttaaaacttttgagtaattaccaagttgacttttgagattttGGGTATTAAACGaaagacttattcaacaaattttattttaatttgaaaaagtctctagggCTTACGCATCACAAAAAAAATACGCCTCAAACGTCCGAATGCCAGGGCATACGCCTCTTGAGATTTTCGCTCCACATCATCGCCTTGGGgcatttttggtgcgcctcgccccgAAAACTCCTTTTGAAATATTGATTTGGCTAGATTATAAATAGTCATTTAAATATGCTTTTAAATATACTTCTGATCCGCTATGGTTGATAAATTTGTCAAGCGTAAGCACTTTTAATTTTCGTCAAATATTTAATaaatgttataaaataataaaagaagaagtatttttattttttattttcaagagtttaaattttattttcaagatCTTATTTTAGAAAAAAAGATTATACATACttttatagggtaaaaattagTTATATATAATTATTcacataaaatatataaattatgtagATATTATATATTGAtggactatttttagtttaagtcaATTACTATTTGtgttaattgtattattttttacGTGACTATTTTAAACTTACCCAAACATAATGGacaatttttgtcatttttttcgCTAATATTCATTTAAATTTTTTGATATTTCATAAACCTTTCTTCCTTCCGAGAGCTCTCTGTATTTCAAGTGAGTTTAGGGTTTAGGGACGCTGCAGAAAAAGAGAGAGATGTGTGGTATAGCAGTGATTGTGTCTGGAATTAGGATTCTCTTATCATCATCTCTCAACATCAATTTCATCTCTCCACTACCTTTTTTGGAACAGCAGGTATATTATATACTGAATTAACCATTGATGTAATAACAACAAAACTGCAGCCTTATTAGTCCTGTACTTTACTTCTGATTTCACATTCATAACTCCTTTCTTTATCGTTTTAGATTAACCCCTTTTGCTACAACATCTAAATTAAGTAAATTAAAAAACAGCAAATAAATGAGCTATCTTTGTATCATTATTTATGAAGtttctgtttttttttaaaaaaataaaaattctctTTGATTGATATGAGATGAACCCATTTTTCTACAACACATAAATGTAGAAAAAACAGCATAAAAATTGTCTTTTAAGGGAAATTTAAAATACTAGCTTTGAACTAAAAGATTTAAAAGAAAAGAGCTACCTTTGAACCTTAATGAGGAAAGATTGATGTGAAGTTTCTAAAGTTGTTATCTTTATCAAATCACTCTTTCAGTAGATGAACCCCTTTGCTTACAACATCTAAATTAAGTAGAAGAACAACAACTTGTATGGTTTTTCTTTAAAATCTTTTTGATTGATCTTCTTATACAGATTTCAAATTAAGCAAAAGCAGCATAAAAACTGGCTGCAAATGAAAAGGAAAAAGCTTGCTTTGATAAAAGAGTATTAAAAGAAAAGAGCTACCTTTGCACCTTTAATGAGGAAAGATTTATGTGGAATTTCTAAAGTTGTAATCTTTTTCAATTTCAAGAGAAATCTTGAAAAGGATAACGATGTTTTATATTGTCACTAGACTTTGTTTTCAGTGGATGACATAAAAGCTGTGTTAATAAGAAGGGGTCCAGATAGTTTGGGATGCAAGAAAATTTTACTTCGTTCTGGGGTTTCATCTTTGTGTGGTGGGGAGCAAGATGTTGTTGCCTTTGTGGAAGATGAAGATTCCGGTGAGGGGGAGGCTTGTTGTATGGGTGGTGGTGGTAAAGAATTCACCGGAGAGTTGCAATTTGTTGGTGCTACATTGCAGCTTAGAGGCATAAATCCTATTGTTCAACCATTGACAGACGTATCAGGGAACATCCTTGTTTATAATGGTAATACCACGGCGTCTGAGCCTTTACCTACATGCTAGACTGAAGCATatcttgtatttttttttggTTCTTGACTTTCTTATGCgtgatattttttttttctaacttaGTTGATGCTTAACCTTGGAGAGTCAAAGAATGTACACAATTATGAGTACTTGTTTCTCTGCACTTTCAAGTAAATGACCAAATGCAGATTCCACAATATTTGTGTTCTTGTTTGCAAAAACaattctgatttttttttcttttctcgaCCAAGTTGCTTGCTTCAGCATTCTTTCTGTTTTATATTATCTTCATTCTGTCaacattaattatttttattgacTATTGTTTGTTTTCCTGTATTCCTGTTTAGGTGAAATATTTGGAGGCATCCAAATGAGTAGTGATAGCAATGACACTGAAATTCTTATGCAACATCTAGGACTATGTTGTTCTCGTGTTTCCTCTCCACATAATAAAACTCATACTTCAGGAGAAAGGCAAAGTTCTGTTCCAGAACTTCTTTCCAGAATCAAGGGGCCGTGGGCTTTGATCTACTGGCAGGTAACTTTTTGTGGTAAGTTTCTATTGGCTTATTTCAGCAGGAAAGGCTGAATCATTTTGAAACAAATGCTTCTCTCATGCTCTGCTTACTCTTTGCTATAGTGTAGTTCAAAAACATTATGGTTTGGTCGAGATGCATTTGGAAGGCGAAGCCTTCTTGTTCACTGGCCAACGAAGGAGGACCCTCAGTTTCTGCTGTCTTCCGTATCAACACTTGCCTCTGTAAATGAAAAATCTGGTAACTCTCTTCAAAATCTTACTCGTTTACTGATATCTTTTACTAATAATATCAAAGATTTTTTGGAGAAACTTCATCTTATTTTGAAGCAAAACATAAGCGAATCGGTTGTCATTATCTCTTTTGAGAACAATTATATTAAATTATCAATAGTGATGATTGAGAACGTGCCATGTACAGACAAGAACATTTAACGATCAAACATATTGtttttggctgagctttctggtAATTAGCCATCCTCTATTTCTGAAGTTTGTTGCTTCGTAAAAACATAATTGAAGATTAGCTCTCTCAATCCAAAACTGTTCCTTTTGAGCTTTCAAGCGGTCTATTAGTTGGATAAAATAGTTGATTTTGGAAGAAATTCTTTATGCATAGTTTAATACTTTCAAGTTCGAAACTTCTATGTGAATTATTTGAGTGTCTCCTACCGACATGAAAAAGACGAAATATGGCAGCAGTTGGTAGTGTAGTCTATAGCTCCTCGATTATCCCTCTGTGAATAAGTGCAATGTTTTAACGCATGGAACACTTTGATCTTGCAGAATTTGCAGATGGAGGTGGAATAACCAAAATAGACTTTTGGGAAGAACTTCCATGTGGTGTATACAGTTTGTCTATTGGTGCTTCAGGAACAGATGAGGATTTAATTGGTGAAGTTTTGAAGCATGATTGGACAGATCCAAAGCTTAAGGAGTTAATCACTTGGGAGAGAACTTCTATCCAACCAAAACACGAGGACTTGCTTGCTTCCCGTCAAAAGGTTTATAGCACGAAAGAGGACTCACGTTTAACTCCTTCCGTTCTGATGGAATCTAAGTTAGGTCAATATCACATAGTCATGCTGTTAATACCATTTATTACATGTTTGGTGGATTTAGTAATTGTAGTTAAAAATGCGTTCAGAGTCTAACTTGAGTGCAGTCTTCTTCTAATTTTACAGCTTCTACAGACTGCCTACTTACATCGCTGCCTCACAGGGTAATGAATGCTTTACAAGAGTCAATAATGCGGCGCACTGCCTTAAATACAATCTACCAGGTTTGAAACTGTTTAGCTTTTGTTTTCTGTTTCCGCCCAATGGTTAGAACTAATGCTttgaaaccccccccccccccccccccatgggAAAGTCATGTTGGTTTAGAAGCCCTTCAACGGAACAGCAAAAACATAAGCTGCTATTTAGCTTTCATAATTGAC is a window from the Nicotiana tomentosiformis chromosome 10, ASM39032v3, whole genome shotgun sequence genome containing:
- the LOC104118634 gene encoding uncharacterized protein isoform X2; this translates as MCGIAVIVSGIRILLSSSLNINFISPLPFLEQQTLFSVDDIKAVLIRRGPDSLGCKKILLRSGVSSLCGGEQDVVAFVEDEDSGEGEACCMGGGGKEFTGELQFVGATLQLRGINPIVQPLTDVSGNILVYNGEIFGGIQMSSDSNDTEILMQHLGLCCSRVSSPHNKTHTSGERQSSVPELLSRIKGPWALIYWQCSSKTLWFGRDAFGRRSLLVHWPTKEDPQFLLSSVSTLASVNEKSEFADGGGITKIDFWEELPCGVYSLSIGASGTDEDLIGEVLKHDWTDPKLKELITWERTSIQPKHEDLLASRQKVYSTKEDSRLTPSVLMESKLASTDCLLTSLPHRVMNALQESIMRRTALNTIYQSATVDYTNKCNAPVAVLFSGGIDSMILAALLDKCMDAKYEIDLLNVSFDGSCAPDRISARAGLKELQKIAPSRRWKLVEIDAELLKLTSETKHVMSLINPASTYMDLNIGIALWLAASGDGLLQDETGNNDTSDRVKYKSAARILLVGSGADEQCAGYGRHRTKYRNGSWLSLNDEMKLDMQRIWKRNLGRDDRCIADNGKEARFPFLDEDVIRILLDIPLWEIADLDQPIGIGDKKILREVAYLLGLSEAAALPKRAIQVPLVACPSLAIEFHCSNF
- the LOC104118634 gene encoding uncharacterized protein isoform X1 is translated as MCGIAVIVSGIRILLSSSLNINFISPLPFLEQQTLFSVDDIKAVLIRRGPDSLGCKKILLRSGVSSLCGGEQDVVAFVEDEDSGEGEACCMGGGGKEFTGELQFVGATLQLRGINPIVQPLTDVSGNILVYNGEIFGGIQMSSDSNDTEILMQHLGLCCSRVSSPHNKTHTSGERQSSVPELLSRIKGPWALIYWQCSSKTLWFGRDAFGRRSLLVHWPTKEDPQFLLSSVSTLASVNEKSEFADGGGITKIDFWEELPCGVYSLSIGASGTDEDLIGEVLKHDWTDPKLKELITWERTSIQPKHEDLLASRQKVYSTKEDSRLTPSVLMESKLASTDCLLTSLPHRVMNALQESIMRRTALNTIYQSATVDYTNKCNAPVAVLFSGGIDSMILAALLDKCMDAKYEIDLLNVSFDGSCAPDRISARAGLKELQKIAPSRRWKLVEIDAELLKLTSETKHVMSLINPASTYMDLNIGIALWLAASGDGLLQDETGNNDTSDRVKYKSAARILLVGSGADEQCAGYGRHRTKYRNGSWLSLNDEMKLDMQRIWKRNLGRDDRCIADNGKEARFPFLDEDVIRILLDIPLWEIADLDQPIGIGDKKILREVAYLLGLSEAAALPKRAIQFGSRIARESNRKNFGSNRAANQASAGSVTIYGNNS
- the LOC104118634 gene encoding uncharacterized protein isoform X3, producing MCGIAVIVSGIRILLSSSLNINFISPLPFLEQQTLFSVDDIKAVLIRRGPDSLGCKKILLRSGVSSLCGGEQDVVAFVEDEDSGEGEACCMGGGGKEFTGELQFVGATLQLRGINPIVQPLTDVSGNILVYNGEIFGGIQMSSDSNDTEILMQHLGLCCSRVSSPHNKTHTSGERQSSVPELLSRIKGPWALIYWQCSSKTLWFGRDAFGRRSLLVHWPTKEDPQFLLSSVSTLASVNEKSEFADGGGITKIDFWEELPCGVYSLSIGASGTDEDLIGEVLKHDWTDPKLKELITWERTSIQPKHEDLLASRQKVYSTKEDSRLTPSVLMESNFYRLPTYIAASQGNECFTRVNNAAHCLKYNLPDEIDLLNVSFDGSCAPDRISARAGLKELQKIAPSRRWKLVEIDAELLKLTSETKHVMSLINPASTYMDLNIGIALWLAASGDGLLQDETGNNDTSDRVKYKSAARILLVGSGADEQCAGYGRHRTKYRNGSWLSLNDEMKLDMQRIWKRNLGRDDRCIADNGKEARFPFLDEDVIRILLDIPLWEIADLDQPIGIGDKKILREVAYLLGLSEAAALPKRAIQFGSRIARESNRKNFGSNRAANQASAGSVTIYGNNS